In Fluviicola taffensis DSM 16823, the following are encoded in one genomic region:
- a CDS encoding CoA transferase subunit A, producing MNKVVKNVEEALVGIEDNMTLMVGGFGLCGIPENSIGQLVKMGTKGLTCISNNAGVDDFGLGLLLQNKQVKKMISSYVGENEEFERQMLSGELEVDLIPQGSLAERCRAGGAGIPMFFTPAGYGTEVAEGKEVRVFDGKPHILESALTADFAIVKAWKGDTEGNLIFKATARNFNPMMAMAGKITVAEVEELVPAGELDPNFIHTPGIFVQRIFQGEKFEKRIEQRTVRTK from the coding sequence ATGAATAAAGTTGTAAAAAACGTTGAAGAAGCCCTTGTTGGTATAGAAGATAACATGACCTTGATGGTTGGTGGATTTGGACTATGTGGTATTCCGGAAAACTCTATTGGACAATTGGTGAAAATGGGTACAAAAGGATTGACTTGTATTTCCAATAATGCAGGTGTTGATGATTTTGGTTTGGGTTTATTGTTGCAAAACAAGCAAGTTAAAAAAATGATATCTTCTTACGTTGGAGAAAATGAGGAGTTTGAACGTCAAATGCTTTCTGGTGAATTGGAAGTTGATTTAATTCCTCAAGGATCTTTAGCTGAACGATGCAGAGCTGGAGGAGCTGGAATCCCTATGTTTTTTACACCTGCAGGTTATGGAACAGAAGTGGCTGAAGGAAAAGAAGTGCGTGTTTTTGACGGAAAGCCGCATATTCTCGAAAGCGCATTAACTGCTGATTTTGCTATTGTAAAAGCTTGGAAAGGTGATACGGAAGGAAATTTAATTTTTAAAGCCACTGCTCGCAATTTCAATCCGATGATGGCAATGGCAGGAAAAATTACAGTAGCTGAAGTGGAAGAATTGGTTCCTGCTGGAGAATTGGATCCGAATTTCATACACACTCCCGGAATTTTTGTTCAACGCATTTTTCAAGGTGAAAAATTTGAAAAGCGCATTGAACAGCGAACAGTTCGCACAAAATAA
- a CDS encoding YraN family protein: MTDQELGIFGEQMAQKHLLKTGYIIRTVNYRYLKFEVDIIAEKDEKIVVVEVKTRQTAEIGEPWMAVTKKKQRQIIICADHYVQSKGISNDTRFDIISIVHNQFRTKLEHIEDAFST, translated from the coding sequence ATGACAGATCAAGAATTAGGTATTTTTGGAGAACAAATGGCTCAAAAACACTTGCTGAAAACTGGCTATATTATTCGCACAGTAAATTACCGCTATTTGAAGTTTGAAGTAGATATCATCGCTGAGAAAGACGAAAAAATTGTTGTTGTAGAAGTAAAAACCCGCCAAACAGCTGAAATTGGTGAACCTTGGATGGCCGTTACCAAGAAAAAACAACGGCAAATTATCATCTGTGCCGATCACTATGTACAATCCAAAGGGATTAGTAATGATACGCGTTTCGATATTATTTCCATTGTCCACAATCAATTCCGCACCAAATTGGAACATATCGAAGATGCTTTTTCGACGTGA
- a CDS encoding toxin-antitoxin system YwqK family antitoxin produces the protein MKFVCILFSFLSFSLTAQVVQKENLTPKLRNFYDFERTKLESTGSYYKDLLGESTDKHGKWLYYDRFGVQVEERNYYRGKLHGRVLSNYANGKKKQEGYFKLGEQDSVFREWNEIGKLSVEGSYKNGKEIGIWESYYLTGQKKQVEEFIDTIRYMRQFWMPDSLHTQKIFDGTGEYLTFYDTGMEREWYNYKNGIKNGPFEEFSIYGYLLINGNFKNGEKDSTWNFYYYTGKREKISNYLNGKLDGEYKYFYDNEQVNVEGSYKNGEKSGLWTWYTKKGTKDQEGYFDKGQQDGKWSFWYETGELRNTGKFDHDKRTGTWEYFYKNGSKFKKGDFANDEKNGRWETWYENGILLMSGVYEIGKEEGLWTNYWEDGIEKNVASFKKGKLQGKWISYYPTGKLNVTGNYKEGEKTGEWINYFENGKPKDLFNYKVITKKSKIEYGPLKDFDVKESIKDGPAVSFSQKDFKKTEEGSYKNGQKHGVWYTYWPGGKIPSNTTTYKDGKLDGKSTEMDRRGNVISETDYKDGLKDGKMKLFDKRGKVIKELEFKEGQQVIKGSGGNSIEFRTR, from the coding sequence ATGAAATTTGTTTGTATCCTCTTTTCTTTTCTTTCCTTCTCTTTAACTGCTCAGGTTGTTCAAAAAGAAAACCTGACTCCGAAACTCAGAAATTTTTATGATTTTGAGAGAACTAAGCTAGAGTCTACTGGTTCCTATTACAAGGACTTATTAGGTGAATCGACAGACAAACACGGTAAATGGTTGTATTACGATCGTTTTGGCGTTCAAGTGGAAGAACGAAACTATTACCGTGGAAAATTGCATGGAAGAGTGCTTTCAAACTATGCAAATGGTAAAAAAAAGCAGGAGGGATATTTTAAATTAGGCGAACAAGATAGTGTTTTCAGAGAGTGGAATGAAATCGGAAAATTGAGCGTGGAAGGATCGTATAAAAACGGAAAGGAAATTGGTATTTGGGAATCTTACTATTTGACAGGTCAAAAAAAGCAAGTAGAGGAATTTATTGATACGATTCGTTACATGCGTCAATTTTGGATGCCAGATAGCTTGCATACTCAAAAAATCTTTGATGGAACGGGTGAATACCTTACTTTCTATGACACGGGAATGGAAAGAGAATGGTACAATTACAAAAACGGTATAAAAAATGGACCTTTTGAAGAATTTTCCATTTATGGTTACTTACTCATCAATGGAAATTTTAAAAACGGAGAAAAAGATAGTACTTGGAATTTCTATTACTACACGGGGAAAAGAGAGAAAATTAGTAATTATCTGAATGGGAAACTCGACGGTGAATACAAGTATTTCTATGATAATGAACAAGTAAATGTAGAAGGGAGTTACAAAAATGGGGAGAAATCCGGTCTTTGGACTTGGTACACCAAAAAAGGAACCAAAGATCAGGAAGGTTATTTTGACAAAGGCCAACAAGACGGAAAGTGGAGTTTTTGGTATGAAACTGGAGAACTAAGAAATACAGGGAAATTCGACCATGATAAGCGAACTGGAACTTGGGAATACTTTTATAAAAACGGAAGTAAGTTCAAAAAGGGAGACTTCGCAAACGATGAAAAGAACGGCAGATGGGAAACTTGGTATGAAAACGGAATCCTTTTAATGTCGGGAGTTTATGAAATTGGAAAGGAAGAAGGCCTTTGGACAAACTATTGGGAAGATGGTATAGAAAAAAACGTTGCTTCCTTCAAGAAAGGAAAACTTCAAGGTAAATGGATTTCTTACTATCCTACTGGAAAGTTGAATGTAACTGGAAATTACAAAGAGGGTGAAAAAACGGGTGAATGGATTAATTACTTTGAAAATGGAAAACCAAAAGATTTATTCAACTACAAAGTAATTACCAAAAAATCCAAAATTGAATATGGCCCTTTGAAAGATTTCGATGTGAAGGAAAGTATTAAAGATGGTCCTGCAGTTTCATTTTCTCAAAAAGATTTCAAAAAAACAGAGGAAGGGAGCTATAAAAATGGTCAAAAACATGGAGTTTGGTACACTTACTGGCCAGGCGGAAAAATTCCGAGTAATACTACCACATACAAAGATGGAAAATTGGACGGTAAAAGCACCGAAATGGACCGCAGAGGAAATGTGATTTCTGAAACTGACTATAAAGATGGTTTGAAGGATGGAAAAATGAAACTATTCGATAAAAGAGGGAAAGTGATTAAAGAACTTGAATTCAAAGAAGGACAGCAAGTCATTAAAGGAAGCGGAGGAAATAGTATTGAGTTTAGAACCAGGTAA
- a CDS encoding CoA transferase subunit B, producing MALDKIGIAKRIAQELRDGWYVNLGIGIPTLVANYIPEGIEVEFQSENGILGMGPFPFEGEEDPDLINAGKQTITARNGAAFFDSAMSFAMIRGQHVQLTVLGAMEVSQNGDIANWKIPGKMVKGMGGAMDLVASAENIIVAMMHSNKAGESKILKTCTLPLTGVGCVKKVVTELAVLEIKDNKFHLIERAPGVSVEEIISKTEGDLVVPDFVPEMSI from the coding sequence ATGGCACTAGATAAAATCGGAATTGCAAAACGAATTGCACAAGAATTAAGAGACGGTTGGTATGTGAATTTAGGAATTGGTATTCCAACGCTTGTGGCAAATTATATTCCAGAAGGAATTGAGGTTGAATTTCAATCTGAAAATGGAATCTTAGGCATGGGTCCTTTTCCTTTTGAAGGAGAAGAAGATCCAGATCTAATCAATGCCGGAAAACAAACAATCACCGCTCGCAATGGAGCAGCATTTTTTGATTCTGCGATGTCATTTGCAATGATCAGAGGACAACATGTTCAATTAACTGTTTTGGGAGCAATGGAAGTGTCTCAAAATGGGGATATTGCCAACTGGAAAATTCCAGGTAAAATGGTGAAAGGAATGGGTGGGGCAATGGATCTAGTTGCTTCTGCAGAAAACATTATCGTTGCCATGATGCACTCCAATAAGGCAGGAGAGTCAAAAATTTTGAAAACATGTACTCTTCCTTTAACAGGAGTTGGATGTGTGAAAAAAGTAGTTACTGAATTAGCTGTTCTAGAAATTAAGGATAACAAATTTCATTTGATCGAACGTGCACCAGGAGTGAGTGTAGAGGAAATCATTTCAAAAACAGAAGGAGATTTAGTTGTTCCAGATTTTGTTCCTGAAATGAGTATCTAA
- a CDS encoding LysE family translocator has product MLDILLKGIVTGFILSIMIGPVFFLLLETSIRKGVRAAIAFDLGVLLSDLIYIIIALIFYSEVSKITSGEYAHIIQIVGGIVLIGFGLVSFLKKPKENKGEAEKQVNSQTKDFILLGLKGFLLNFANPGVIFYWITVIALGADGKKSASNAINESTYWYILVIILTFFAVDLLKIIGAKKLRPFITEKVLVSLNRFVALVIIGTGILLIIKGFLAK; this is encoded by the coding sequence TTGCTTGATATACTTTTAAAAGGAATTGTTACCGGATTTATACTTAGTATAATGATTGGACCTGTATTTTTCCTTCTTTTAGAAACAAGTATTCGCAAAGGTGTTCGCGCAGCAATTGCTTTTGATTTAGGGGTTTTGCTTTCTGATCTCATTTATATCATTATAGCACTAATCTTTTATTCAGAAGTCAGTAAAATAACCTCTGGAGAATATGCCCATATTATTCAAATTGTTGGAGGAATTGTGTTAATTGGTTTTGGACTAGTTAGTTTTTTGAAAAAACCTAAGGAAAACAAAGGGGAAGCGGAAAAACAAGTAAACAGTCAAACCAAAGATTTCATTTTACTTGGGTTGAAGGGATTCTTACTCAATTTTGCCAATCCAGGTGTTATTTTCTATTGGATTACGGTTATTGCGCTAGGTGCTGACGGTAAAAAAAGCGCCTCTAATGCAATCAATGAGAGTACTTATTGGTATATTTTAGTAATCATTCTTACCTTCTTCGCTGTTGATTTATTGAAAATTATTGGCGCTAAGAAACTTCGGCCATTCATCACAGAAAAAGTACTTGTTAGTCTCAATAGATTTGTTGCATTGGTAATAATTGGTACGGGTATCTTGTTAATCATCAAAGGATTTTTAGCTAAATAA
- a CDS encoding ArnT family glycosyltransferase — protein sequence MNQTNTSSKIATWAFFLALLIYAILRAWFVEPIHDEVATYFHYIETGEIKGGRSLMDANNHLLNSWLGNFSYRLFGEHFFLFRFPSILCFCLYFWSSRKLTSNLNLGLWGELCFVALNTIPWIFDYFSYTRGYGLGIGFFMAGLFQLSMWLKEKHTGHLILVLFFFYLAVLSNLTYLITSLMVIGYIAFMTLLHAKKIGVKALVFHGFLLLVFCFSILPLIEFSFALKEAGALYYGSLDGLWWVTGKTLSKYILFYDANWLRIAYCLIGLIGAIILFIQWKKESWVQFLSSTSFWVSMLIGGNILAILILAKIMKVNYPEDRAAMYLVPLSILALTTLFAQSKISKYFLVVLVLFPVSFLVKLNLNTSIFSPDDRMSEEFYTTAMKDLKPNQTVSIYPIMQLTYSLFERTNPNHVEKHIGTVQKDFLPSSDLILTKTTYLFSKDDISMYDVVAEDPASTYIALRRKKPFQQVQLFDSIGKTRESDDEYISFYGGPIRPEWRNKQIQINLKGHLKTDKELNDFNMVVATNDSTEQNLRYDYQNIRWYVGENVQQFKLNYPYAARNFKNEESQLIIYIWNPERKHFKLTNPSIEIIELK from the coding sequence TTGAATCAAACAAATACCTCTTCTAAAATAGCTACTTGGGCATTTTTCTTAGCTCTTTTGATTTATGCCATATTGAGAGCATGGTTTGTAGAACCTATTCATGATGAAGTAGCTACCTATTTTCATTACATAGAAACGGGAGAAATTAAAGGCGGTCGTTCATTGATGGATGCTAATAATCACTTATTGAACAGTTGGCTGGGAAATTTTTCATATCGTTTATTTGGAGAACATTTTTTCCTTTTTCGTTTTCCTTCGATTCTTTGCTTTTGCCTTTACTTTTGGTCCAGTAGAAAACTCACCAGTAACCTGAATTTAGGCCTTTGGGGAGAATTATGCTTTGTAGCATTGAATACGATTCCATGGATTTTTGATTATTTCAGTTACACGAGGGGTTATGGACTTGGGATTGGATTCTTCATGGCTGGTTTGTTTCAATTATCAATGTGGTTAAAAGAAAAACATACAGGACATTTAATTCTCGTACTCTTTTTCTTCTATTTGGCGGTTCTTTCCAATCTGACCTATCTCATCACGAGTTTAATGGTCATTGGTTATATCGCATTCATGACTCTTCTTCACGCCAAAAAAATAGGTGTAAAAGCACTTGTTTTTCATGGTTTTTTACTGCTCGTTTTCTGCTTTTCCATTCTTCCCCTCATTGAATTTAGTTTTGCACTAAAAGAAGCAGGAGCTCTGTATTATGGAAGTTTAGATGGACTTTGGTGGGTCACTGGAAAAACACTTTCCAAGTATATTTTATTTTACGATGCAAATTGGCTTCGAATAGCCTATTGTTTAATTGGGCTGATTGGGGCAATTATTCTATTTATCCAATGGAAAAAAGAATCGTGGGTGCAATTCCTATCCAGCACCTCTTTTTGGGTATCGATGCTGATTGGCGGGAACATTCTAGCCATCCTCATCTTGGCAAAAATCATGAAGGTAAATTACCCAGAAGATCGTGCTGCAATGTATCTTGTTCCTCTGAGCATACTAGCCTTGACGACTCTTTTTGCTCAAAGCAAGATTTCCAAATATTTTCTAGTCGTTTTAGTCTTATTTCCTGTGAGTTTCTTGGTGAAATTGAATCTGAACACTTCTATTTTTTCACCAGACGACCGAATGAGTGAAGAATTCTATACAACTGCTATGAAAGATTTGAAGCCCAATCAAACAGTTAGCATCTATCCAATTATGCAGTTAACTTATTCTCTTTTTGAGCGAACAAATCCGAATCACGTTGAGAAACACATCGGAACCGTGCAAAAAGATTTTCTTCCGAGTAGCGATTTAATTTTGACCAAAACCACTTATTTATTTTCAAAAGACGATATCAGCATGTATGATGTTGTAGCAGAAGATCCTGCTAGTACTTACATTGCTCTAAGAAGAAAAAAGCCCTTTCAACAAGTTCAATTGTTTGATTCAATTGGAAAAACGAGGGAATCGGATGATGAATACATTTCATTCTATGGCGGACCAATACGTCCAGAATGGAGAAATAAACAGATTCAAATTAATTTGAAAGGTCATTTGAAAACCGATAAGGAATTGAATGATTTCAATATGGTAGTTGCTACCAATGATTCTACAGAACAAAATTTAAGGTATGATTATCAAAATATTCGTTGGTATGTTGGGGAGAATGTTCAACAATTTAAATTGAATTATCCGTATGCTGCTAGGAATTTTAAGAACGAAGAATCCCAATTGATTATATATATTTGGAATCCGGAAAGAAAGCATTTCAAGCTTACGAATCCATCCATTGAAATTATTGAATTAAAATAA
- a CDS encoding glycosyltransferase family 2 protein has translation MIQKLSILIPAYNEGPTIHLILDKIQKVELENEVEKEIIIVNDCSTDDTVSRIEGYIIANPKMDIRLFSQSHNQGKGAAINRAIQESTGEYILIQDADLEYDPEEYNLMLKPVYMDNADVVYGSRFMGHQPHRILFYWHSKGNKFLTGLSNMMTNLNLTDMETCYKLIRSSIAKELKIKENRFGIEPEITAKLGKRKGLRIYEVGISYYGRTYEEGKKIGWKDGFRAIYCIIKYRFMD, from the coding sequence ATGATACAAAAACTTTCTATTCTAATTCCAGCTTATAATGAAGGGCCAACCATTCATTTAATTCTAGATAAGATTCAAAAAGTTGAGCTTGAAAACGAGGTAGAAAAAGAGATTATCATTGTAAATGATTGCTCTACAGATGATACTGTTTCTCGCATCGAAGGCTATATAATAGCCAATCCAAAAATGGATATTCGGTTGTTTTCACAATCCCATAATCAAGGAAAAGGAGCCGCAATTAATCGCGCAATACAAGAATCTACAGGTGAATACATTCTTATTCAAGATGCAGATTTGGAGTACGATCCAGAGGAATATAATCTGATGTTGAAGCCTGTTTACATGGATAATGCGGATGTTGTTTATGGTTCTCGTTTCATGGGGCATCAGCCTCACCGAATTCTATTTTATTGGCATTCAAAAGGAAATAAATTCTTAACTGGACTTTCAAACATGATGACCAACCTGAATTTAACCGACATGGAAACATGTTATAAATTGATTCGATCATCTATTGCCAAAGAACTTAAAATCAAAGAAAATCGTTTTGGGATCGAACCCGAAATTACAGCCAAACTAGGAAAAAGAAAGGGACTTCGTATTTATGAAGTAGGTATTTCTTACTACGGAAGAACGTACGAAGAAGGAAAGAAAATAGGTTGGAAAGACGGCTTTAGAGCTATTTACTGTATTATCAAGTATCGGTTTATGGATTAA
- the hutI gene encoding imidazolonepropionase — protein MSKILIKNIHTLYQVGEDFPEMICGEAMKHVPTIKNAFLALEDGVIMAYGSMEDWEGITDWRGVEVIDAEGQSVLPAFCDPHTHTVFARTREEEFVDRINGLTYEEIALKGGGILNSARRLGELSEEELFQEAMKRVNNMKANGTGAVEIKSGYGLSVEAELKILRVIKRLKQESGIAIKATFLGAHAFPKEFKENHQAYIDLIVNEMLPLIAKEGLADYIDVFCERNYFSVEEMQYILLEGKKVGLIPKVHVNQFSIMGGVKAAVELGALSVDHLEESNDEDIEVLKGSKCMPTFLPGCSHFINIPYGNARKFIQEGLPVALATDYNPGTTPCDNMQQIFSLACVKMRLTPEEALNALTINAAYAMGLSETHGTISLGKSTPIILTKPIDSLAYIPYAFGENHVDRLVF, from the coding sequence ATGTCTAAAATTCTGATTAAAAATATCCACACCCTGTATCAAGTAGGAGAAGACTTTCCAGAAATGATTTGTGGTGAAGCAATGAAGCATGTTCCAACCATTAAAAATGCGTTTTTGGCATTGGAAGATGGAGTAATCATGGCTTATGGTTCCATGGAAGATTGGGAAGGAATTACTGATTGGCGAGGAGTAGAAGTGATTGATGCTGAAGGCCAAAGTGTATTACCTGCTTTTTGTGATCCGCATACGCACACCGTTTTTGCTCGAACACGTGAAGAAGAATTTGTGGATCGAATCAATGGGCTGACTTACGAAGAAATTGCCTTGAAAGGTGGTGGAATTCTCAATTCTGCTCGCAGATTGGGTGAGCTTTCAGAAGAAGAGTTGTTTCAGGAAGCCATGAAGCGTGTAAACAATATGAAAGCCAATGGAACAGGTGCTGTGGAGATTAAGTCTGGTTACGGACTTTCTGTTGAAGCTGAATTGAAAATCCTCCGTGTAATCAAACGCTTAAAACAAGAATCGGGGATTGCAATCAAAGCTACTTTCTTGGGTGCCCATGCTTTCCCGAAGGAATTCAAAGAAAATCACCAAGCATACATCGATTTAATTGTCAATGAAATGCTTCCTTTAATTGCTAAAGAAGGATTGGCAGATTATATCGATGTGTTTTGCGAACGAAATTATTTCTCCGTCGAAGAAATGCAATACATTCTTTTAGAAGGAAAAAAAGTGGGACTGATTCCAAAAGTGCATGTGAATCAATTTTCGATTATGGGCGGAGTAAAAGCCGCTGTGGAATTGGGAGCGCTTTCTGTAGATCACCTCGAAGAATCGAATGATGAAGATATTGAAGTGTTGAAAGGAAGTAAATGTATGCCGACATTCTTGCCAGGTTGTTCTCACTTCATCAATATTCCTTATGGAAATGCCCGCAAATTTATTCAGGAAGGACTTCCTGTTGCTTTGGCTACAGATTACAATCCGGGAACGACTCCTTGTGACAATATGCAGCAAATTTTTTCCTTGGCTTGTGTGAAAATGCGCCTTACTCCAGAAGAAGCATTGAATGCGCTAACTATCAATGCTGCATACGCAATGGGATTATCTGAAACACATGGAACGATTTCACTTGGAAAGTCAACACCAATCATTTTAACTAAACCAATTGATTCACTGGCATATATTCCATACGCTTTTGGAGAAAATCATGTCGATAGACTGGTTTTTTAG
- a CDS encoding acyltransferase family protein, which produces MNTFEQETKQLGHIEALRALAALMVLVFHLLSFNRGDEFLIENAWIRECSKFGAQGVELFYLISGFVIFYSLTNTDPKKYNYFRYLQKRFLRISPPFWGILFLICLLAFVWKGDYPYSMKQILENATLTVDLFHHSNWMNPIFITLKVEFLFYGIIGFLILIMRKNKWVYTFVLSLSLCSVFFFHQIDIIHNIPFFVAGIACSEIYKSKNLLINYLLIISVLVLLGSIFSLEDFVIVCIGIVLILWIKLKGFWIEWLGKFSYSLYLTHGFSGGLFLFIFKNENYLNLPSWLSIVLAVVVAIAFAYCYYQIIEKKAIRWSKKIHY; this is translated from the coding sequence ATGAACACGTTCGAACAGGAAACAAAACAGTTGGGCCACATTGAAGCCTTACGGGCACTTGCTGCATTAATGGTTCTTGTTTTTCATTTGCTGTCTTTTAACAGAGGTGATGAATTTTTAATTGAAAATGCATGGATTCGAGAATGTTCCAAATTTGGAGCACAGGGTGTAGAACTGTTTTACCTCATTTCAGGATTTGTCATCTTTTACTCACTAACCAATACTGATCCAAAAAAATACAACTACTTTCGATACCTTCAGAAGCGATTTTTACGTATTTCCCCTCCTTTCTGGGGCATATTATTTCTTATTTGTTTACTCGCATTCGTTTGGAAGGGAGATTACCCCTATTCAATGAAACAGATTTTGGAAAATGCAACGCTTACAGTTGATTTGTTTCATCATTCAAACTGGATGAATCCCATTTTTATAACATTGAAAGTGGAATTTTTATTTTATGGTATTATTGGATTTTTAATCCTAATTATGCGAAAGAATAAGTGGGTTTATACTTTTGTTTTAAGTCTTTCACTTTGTTCTGTTTTCTTTTTTCATCAGATTGATATCATTCACAATATTCCATTTTTTGTAGCAGGAATTGCCTGTTCTGAAATTTACAAATCAAAGAACTTATTGATTAATTATCTGCTAATCATCAGTGTTTTGGTTCTATTAGGAAGTATTTTCTCACTGGAAGATTTTGTGATTGTCTGTATTGGCATTGTGCTCATCCTTTGGATAAAGCTTAAAGGTTTTTGGATAGAATGGCTTGGCAAATTTTCATACTCTCTTTATTTAACACATGGTTTTTCAGGAGGTTTATTTCTCTTCATCTTCAAAAATGAAAACTACTTGAATTTGCCTAGTTGGTTATCGATTGTATTAGCAGTTGTAGTAGCTATTGCATTTGCATATTGCTATTACCAAATCATCGAAAAGAAGGCAATTCGTTGGTCGAAGAAGATTCATTATTAA
- a CDS encoding TraB/GumN family protein produces the protein MYKIGFLLLLLNCSTLFAQETGKEYQLLWEIKAPRSKKISYVFGSMHSNDPRLFNFPDSLYSAFASVDAVVLETDVTQIYDEYDVRLNLFNFELFDKKRSFASSKKATQTVYGSEDGRPQFLDAYFQQAGYCGGKGFYQLETVEDQLKLAENPELFNTRTAINGLFFTKEAFIQTYINGDIASLTNMLKSQFKSTPDAYDELITKRNQIMAKGLDTLIRKRTVFCAIGSGHLYGSDGVLQLLRQKGFQVRAVKATYDNTTLASKKLIQSWKSYSITDEENSFRMTFGGKPIEISDDNKKHYLYQELGQGNTFELLIHCSADYLDDNRYNFVENELAKTRDFTLDDGAKAIEGLVLDPIKGYQWKRFIQFGDVCYELICYGGNKFMHSNRSTSFFQKFEILTEKE, from the coding sequence ATGTACAAAATTGGTTTTCTTCTGTTGCTTTTGAATTGCTCTACGCTTTTTGCTCAGGAAACTGGAAAAGAGTACCAATTATTGTGGGAAATTAAAGCTCCACGTTCCAAGAAAATCAGCTATGTATTTGGAAGTATGCACTCAAATGATCCACGGTTGTTTAATTTTCCAGATTCACTTTACTCTGCTTTTGCAAGTGTTGATGCGGTCGTTTTAGAAACGGACGTAACTCAAATCTACGATGAATACGATGTTCGTTTGAATCTCTTTAATTTCGAGTTATTTGATAAAAAACGCTCCTTCGCAAGCTCTAAAAAAGCGACTCAAACAGTTTACGGTTCGGAGGATGGCCGCCCACAATTTTTAGATGCTTATTTTCAACAAGCAGGTTATTGCGGAGGAAAAGGGTTTTATCAGCTAGAAACAGTCGAAGATCAATTAAAATTAGCCGAAAATCCGGAATTATTTAATACCAGAACGGCTATCAACGGGTTGTTTTTTACCAAAGAAGCTTTTATTCAAACGTACATTAATGGTGATATTGCCTCTCTGACAAACATGTTGAAATCGCAATTTAAAAGTACTCCAGATGCATACGATGAATTAATTACGAAGAGAAATCAAATTATGGCAAAAGGATTAGATACCTTGATTCGTAAGAGAACTGTTTTCTGTGCAATTGGTTCTGGTCATTTGTATGGAAGCGATGGTGTTTTACAGCTATTAAGACAAAAAGGATTTCAAGTTCGAGCTGTGAAAGCAACGTATGATAATACGACTTTGGCGAGTAAGAAATTAATTCAATCTTGGAAAAGTTATTCCATTACAGATGAAGAAAATTCCTTTCGAATGACTTTTGGTGGGAAGCCCATTGAGATTTCAGATGATAACAAGAAGCATTATCTCTATCAGGAATTGGGTCAAGGAAATACGTTTGAATTACTCATTCACTGCTCAGCAGATTATTTGGATGATAATCGCTACAACTTTGTTGAAAATGAATTGGCTAAAACACGTGATTTTACCTTAGATGATGGTGCAAAAGCCATTGAAGGACTAGTTCTTGATCCAATTAAAGGATATCAATGGAAACGATTTATTCAATTTGGTGACGTTTGTTATGAGTTAATCTGTTACGGAGGAAATAAATTCATGCATTCAAATCGCTCCACTTCATTCTTTCAAAAGTTTGAAATACTGACAGAAAAGGAGTAA